In the Brassica napus cultivar Da-Ae chromosome A7, Da-Ae, whole genome shotgun sequence genome, one interval contains:
- the LOC106369458 gene encoding uncharacterized protein LOC106369458 — protein sequence MVELDGEGPFKRPGAVPFSWEIRPGIPKTRTQPDDDSPTLLKPPKKLSTLRITKLPPSLSSSPAVSPFAPPPSFKLQPRQDSRSTGPPPTPYWRCSSARATTHDSGTATAWGRWSLLKPLLRFKKSKTRDVKNNTSLDSMTTSSSESDVFYDAETKLFSSSEEEWSSLSSSFRVKRNESDLSTSGKRIILMMERDRLD from the coding sequence ATGGTTGAATTAGATGGTGAAGGTCCTTTCAAGAGACCCGGAGCAGTGCCTTTTAGCTGGGAGATCCGACCCGGTATACCCAAGACCCGAACCCAGCCCGATGACGATAGTCCCACTCTCCTTAAACCTCCCAAGAAACTTTCTACTCTCCGAATAACAAAACTTCCACCGTCTCTGTCGTCTTCTCCCGCAGTCTCTCCCTTTGCTCCTCCTCCTTCTTTCAAGCTCCAACCGCGTCAAGATTCCCGCTCTACAGGACCACCACCGACTCCATATTGGCGATGTTCATCAGCTCGAGCTACAACACACGACTCCGGTACTGCTACTGCTTGGGGCCGGTGGAGTCTTCTCAAGCCATTGCTTCGGTTCAAGAAGAGTAAGACCCGCGACGTAAAAAACAATACCAGTTTGGATTCGATGACGACGTCATCATCGGAATCTGACGTTTTCTATGACGCAGAAACGAAGTTGTTTTCGTCATCGGAGGAGGAGTGGTCGTCATTGTCTTCGTCTTTTCGTGTGAAACGTAACGAGTCTGATTTAAGCACTTCTGGGAAACGAATCATACTAATGATGGAACGTGACCGCCTCGATTAG